The genomic interval CGCAAACGGCGCCGCTCTCGGATGCGTCGCCATGCGTCCGCTTCACCAAGAAGCCGTCTGCGAAATGAAACGCCTCTACGTGGCGCCGGAGGGCAGGGGCATGGGCCTCGGCAAACAGCTCGCGCACGCCATCATCGAAGCCGCCTGCGCCGCCGGCCACCACGAAATGCGCCTCGACACGCTTAGCACCATGCACGAAGCGCAAACGCTCTACCGCGCGCTGGGGTTTGTAGAGATCGCGCCGTACTATGACAGCCCGATCGAGGGCACGGTGTTTATGAGCCTGAAGCTCTAGCGCTCAACGCGTCCCTTCTCCCCCGCGAGGGGAGAAGGTGGTCGCGAAGCGATCGGATGAGGGGGCGGGCTTCAGGATGAAGCGCACTCTAGCGGCGCGCTAAACTGGCCAGCTCCCACCCTCATCCGGCCTTCGGCCACCTTCTCCCGCCCATGCGGGAGAAGGAAAGACGCGATCTATCCAACACAAATTGCGCGAAAACCGTTGCAACTTGCGGCCCGCGCAAAAATCTATCCCACACCTCGCCACCAGCACTATCATGCGCGCATCGCTCCGCAGGAGAGCAGTCGGCCGCTGTTCAACCGATGCGATGAGCGAGGTGATTGAGCGTGATGGTTCTGATGTTGTCCGCAAACGATCGCGGACAGGCGCAAAGCCCAGAGGGCGAAAACGAGCCTCTTAAGCGTTGCGTATCGCATCAGCGCTGAAGCCCGCGGGATAAAAACCGCGAGGAGCGAACCGGGGACATGTGCGAACAGCGCATGCCTGCACGCCGCCGGCGATCCGCCAGAGGAGTGAAACACCTCCTTGTGCGGAGCCGATGGAAGCCAATCACGGGACGCGGGTGGTCCGCGTCATCAGCGCCGTTCACGCGGCGCAAACTTTGCCGGCGCGAGCCACCCGCGTCCCGCTCTCCGCTTTTTCGCGCGCGCGCAACAAGGCTAACGCACGTCCATACTTCGCGCGTTGCGTGTCGGAACATGAAGTTCCTGCGCAGAAACCGTTGCAAACACACCACTCACGCAGTGCGACCCAGTGTTACCGGAACGGTACGCGCGACGCGTTCGTTTCCACCGCATCGGAGGGTCTCGACGCTTAAATGCGAGGAGAGTTGAAATGCGCATCAGGAATATTCTGAAAGCCGGTGTTGTCGCCGCCGCGTTCGCGATGATTAGCGCGCCGGCGCAAGCGGCAGGTTCCGGCGTGCA from Terricaulis silvestris carries:
- a CDS encoding GNAT family N-acetyltransferase — its product is MLSITSFTATDLPAITQLFRAYAASLPIDLGYQGFDGELASLPGKYAPPAGALLIARDANGAALGCVAMRPLHQEAVCEMKRLYVAPEGRGMGLGKQLAHAIIEAACAAGHHEMRLDTLSTMHEAQTLYRALGFVEIAPYYDSPIEGTVFMSLKL